In Neisseriaceae bacterium CLB008, one genomic interval encodes:
- a CDS encoding DUF445 domain-containing protein yields the protein MSFWRTSPRALSIDPDRVAKAQLRRMRFFATGLLILVALVFVLAHVFGAAWQGFVYVKAFTEAAMVGALADWFAVVALFKRPLGLPIPHTAILPRKQARLAAQIGVFIERNFLQGNVIANRVYRLRPSDKALGWLAQDANQQQLAEGLAKQLPVLLQQVPPNVMAEFAGQLLKKHYSGEALASALAKGLVFVQGHGQHRLATDVVLKQAQKWLRLEATQTMLEHNINEWVRKVKTDAPSTWDKIVAAVKGSAVDMVDDWLAKKILAWADDYLQNVLDNPEHELRQSLETRLSLIVLRLSRSKKWARQLGEWKDQLSDDAQFQAMLAAFWVSVQDWAEADVANQQGFMASKIQALLGYGCRQLLAQPRLLRRLDMRLALWVKQLVNQYKSVVSQFVSDKVAAWDQRTWVQKLELSVGKELQYIRINGTLVGGLVGLLIYFVSHYLPQLP from the coding sequence ATGTCTTTTTGGCGAACCAGCCCTCGTGCCTTAAGCATTGACCCTGATCGTGTGGCCAAAGCACAGCTGCGACGAATGCGGTTTTTTGCCACTGGCCTGTTGATTTTGGTGGCCTTGGTGTTTGTATTGGCCCATGTTTTTGGGGCTGCTTGGCAGGGCTTTGTCTATGTGAAAGCCTTTACTGAAGCGGCCATGGTGGGCGCCTTGGCCGATTGGTTTGCGGTGGTGGCGCTGTTTAAGCGGCCACTGGGCTTGCCGATTCCGCACACCGCTATTTTGCCGCGTAAACAGGCGCGCTTGGCGGCGCAAATTGGGGTGTTTATTGAGCGTAATTTCCTGCAGGGCAATGTGATTGCCAATCGGGTTTATCGACTACGTCCCTCGGATAAAGCTTTGGGGTGGCTGGCGCAAGACGCCAATCAGCAGCAGCTGGCAGAGGGTTTAGCCAAGCAGCTGCCGGTGCTGTTGCAGCAAGTGCCGCCAAACGTAATGGCTGAGTTTGCGGGCCAGCTATTAAAAAAACATTACTCGGGCGAGGCTTTGGCCTCTGCCTTGGCCAAGGGCTTAGTGTTTGTGCAAGGGCATGGTCAACACCGTTTGGCCACCGACGTGGTGCTGAAGCAGGCGCAAAAATGGCTACGCCTTGAGGCCACCCAAACCATGTTGGAGCACAACATCAATGAATGGGTGCGTAAGGTGAAAACCGATGCCCCCAGCACGTGGGACAAGATTGTGGCGGCGGTTAAAGGCAGCGCTGTAGACATGGTCGATGATTGGTTGGCCAAGAAAATCTTGGCCTGGGCCGATGATTATCTACAAAATGTCTTAGACAACCCTGAGCATGAGCTGCGGCAAAGCCTTGAGACACGTTTAAGCCTGATTGTGTTGCGGCTGTCGCGCAGTAAAAAATGGGCGCGTCAGCTGGGTGAATGGAAAGATCAGCTCAGCGACGATGCGCAGTTTCAGGCCATGCTGGCCGCGTTTTGGGTCAGCGTACAGGATTGGGCTGAGGCGGATGTGGCCAATCAACAGGGGTTTATGGCCTCGAAAATTCAGGCATTGCTTGGCTATGGCTGCCGCCAACTGCTGGCACAGCCGCGGTTGTTACGGCGCCTGGACATGCGTTTGGCGCTGTGGGTGAAGCAGCTGGTGAATCAGTATAAATCAGTGGTGAGTCAGTTTGTATCGGATAAGGTCGCCGCTTGGGATCAGCGGACCTGGGTGCAGAAGCTGGAGCTGAGTGTAGGCAAAGAACTACAGTACATCCGCATTAACGGGACCCTGGTTGGCGGCTTAGTAGGCCTGCTGATTTATTTTGTGAGTCATTATTTACCGCAGCTGCCCTAA
- a CDS encoding DUF485 domain-containing protein: MNKNNIDHRVMAHPEFQAMARAKSILGWSLTAMMISIYVIYILYIGASPATFAQTVGDSAVTVGIYAGLFVILFAILITGIYVHRANGIYETITQKVVREVTQAEVTHE, from the coding sequence ATGAATAAAAACAATATTGACCACCGCGTCATGGCGCATCCTGAATTTCAGGCCATGGCTCGTGCAAAAAGCATCTTAGGATGGTCGCTTACGGCCATGATGATCAGCATATACGTGATTTATATTTTGTATATCGGCGCTTCACCCGCCACTTTTGCCCAAACCGTGGGCGACAGCGCCGTCACCGTCGGCATCTATGCTGGCTTATTTGTGATTCTGTTCGCCATTCTGATTACCGGCATCTACGTGCATCGCGCCAACGGTATTTATGAAACCATCACCCAAAAAGTGGTTCGTGAAGTCACCCAAGCGGAGGTGACGCATGAATAA
- a CDS encoding cation acetate symporter produces MNKLLPLALLGFSLPAWADALTGEVEKQPLNIAAIVMFFIFVAATLYITYWAAKQNKSTKDFYTAGGGISGFQNGLAIAGDFMSAASFLGISAMVYTTGYDGLIYSTGFLVGWPIVLFLIAERLRNLGKFTFSDVVAYRLKGTPVRLFAAGGTMSVVLIYLIAQVVGAGKLIQLLFGMNYIWAVIIVGVLMVLYVLFGGMLATTWVQIIKAVMLLSGASFMAFMVLKTVGFSPEAMFKKAVDVHPKGIDIMKPGGLVANPIDALSLGLALMFGTAGLPHILMRFFTVKDAKEARKSVFVATGFIGYFYILTFIIGFGAIMLVYNNPQFMEPGSDNVLIGGVNMAAVHLSAAVGGNLFLGFISAVAFATILAVVAGLTLSGASAVSHDLYASVIKKGKASQKEEMLVSRMTTLGLGVVAIVLGIAFENQNVAFMVGLAFAIAASANFPILFLSMFWKGLTTRGAVVGGAAGLIVAVVLIILGPTVWVSVMHHEKAIFPYSNPALFTIPLAFIVAWLFSITDRSERAAIDKAGFEQQYVRSMTGIGASDAQDH; encoded by the coding sequence ATGAATAAATTACTACCCCTTGCCCTATTGGGCTTTAGCTTACCTGCTTGGGCCGATGCCTTAACCGGCGAAGTCGAAAAACAACCGCTCAATATAGCCGCCATTGTGATGTTCTTTATTTTTGTGGCCGCCACCCTCTACATTACCTATTGGGCGGCCAAACAAAACAAGTCGACCAAAGACTTTTACACCGCTGGCGGTGGTATTTCTGGCTTCCAAAATGGCTTGGCCATTGCCGGTGACTTTATGTCTGCCGCATCATTTCTGGGTATTTCTGCCATGGTGTACACCACCGGCTACGATGGCTTGATCTACTCAACCGGCTTCTTAGTGGGCTGGCCCATCGTGCTGTTCTTAATCGCAGAACGCTTACGCAACTTAGGTAAATTTACGTTTTCAGACGTAGTCGCCTATCGCTTAAAAGGCACCCCCGTACGCCTATTTGCCGCGGGCGGCACCATGTCTGTGGTGTTAATTTACTTAATTGCTCAAGTGGTGGGTGCAGGCAAGTTGATCCAATTACTGTTCGGCATGAATTACATTTGGGCGGTGATCATCGTGGGCGTGTTGATGGTGCTGTACGTGCTTTTTGGCGGCATGTTGGCCACCACTTGGGTACAAATCATCAAAGCCGTGATGCTGCTGTCTGGCGCCTCGTTCATGGCCTTCATGGTATTGAAAACCGTTGGCTTTAGCCCTGAAGCGATGTTCAAGAAAGCCGTTGACGTTCACCCTAAAGGCATCGACATCATGAAGCCTGGCGGACTCGTCGCCAATCCGATTGATGCATTGTCCTTGGGCTTGGCCTTGATGTTTGGTACCGCTGGCCTGCCTCATATTCTGATGCGTTTCTTCACCGTCAAAGACGCTAAAGAAGCCCGTAAATCAGTATTTGTGGCCACCGGCTTTATTGGTTACTTCTACATTTTGACCTTCATCATCGGCTTTGGCGCCATCATGTTGGTGTACAACAACCCTCAGTTTATGGAGCCTGGCAGCGACAATGTCTTGATCGGTGGCGTGAATATGGCCGCAGTACATTTATCGGCAGCCGTGGGCGGCAACCTCTTCTTAGGCTTTATTTCAGCCGTTGCCTTCGCCACTATTTTAGCCGTCGTCGCAGGTTTGACCTTATCTGGTGCGTCAGCGGTTAGCCATGACCTATACGCCTCAGTGATTAAAAAAGGCAAAGCGTCACAAAAAGAAGAGATGTTGGTGTCACGCATGACCACCTTAGGCTTAGGCGTTGTGGCCATTGTGTTAGGGATTGCGTTTGAAAACCAAAACGTGGCGTTTATGGTGGGCTTGGCCTTTGCCATCGCAGCATCGGCAAACTTCCCCATCCTATTCTTGTCTATGTTCTGGAAAGGTTTGACCACACGCGGTGCCGTTGTGGGTGGGGCAGCCGGTTTAATCGTGGCGGTGGTGTTGATCATCTTAGGCCCAACTGTTTGGGTGTCGGTGATGCATCATGAAAAAGCCATCTTCCCTTACTCTAACCCTGCACTATTCACCATTCCACTGGCCTTCATCGTGGCTTGGTTGTTCTCAATCACCGATCGCTCTGAGCGCGCCGCAATTGACAAAGCGGGCTTTGAGCAACAATATGTTCGTTCGATGACCGGTATTGGCGCCTCTGACGCCCAAGACCACTAA
- the acs gene encoding acetate--CoA ligase — protein sequence MSGITSVLKETRRFSPSTDFVAQANVQGMTQYQALCEQADANYEGYWAQLARRHISWQTPFTLVFDGSNAPLYQWFGDGTLNLSYNCLDRHLPEKADQTALIFEHDNGTSERISYQSLYERVCRFANGLKKLGVGKGDRVAIYLPMVPDAIVAIQACARIGAIHSVVFAGFSGTSLRERIQDAEAKVVITATEGIRGGKHIPLKNMVDQALGADECPSVTAVVVLRHTDIELNWVTHRDHWWHELVANEAASCTPEWLSAEDVAFILYTSGSTGKPKGVVHSVGGYLLGAILTMKWVFDHRANDVFWCTADVGWITGHTYVAYGPLAVGATQVIFEGVPTFPNAHRFWQVIAKHQVSVFYTAPTAIRALIKLGHDFPSQHDLSSLRLLGTVGEPINPEAWMWYHNVVGQGRCPIVDTWWQTETGANAITPLPGVVDTKPGSCTLPLPGIAADIVDEAGHPVAAGTGGLLVIKKPFPFLLRTLWRDPERFKKTYYPSELGGRTYLAGDSAYRDEQGYFWIMGRVDDVLSVSGHRLGTMEIESALVANPLVAEAAVVSKPDPITGEAIVAFVVLKAALPEAEDAQRIAQELKTWVAHEIGKIAQPHDIRFGDGLPKTRSGKIMRRLLRTVAKGEELTQDISTLENPQIMAQLAKVISQ from the coding sequence ATGTCTGGCATCACTTCCGTTTTAAAAGAAACCCGCCGCTTCTCTCCTAGCACCGACTTTGTCGCTCAGGCCAATGTTCAAGGCATGACGCAATACCAAGCGCTGTGCGAGCAAGCAGACGCTAATTACGAAGGCTATTGGGCCCAGCTAGCGCGGCGCCACATCAGCTGGCAAACGCCGTTTACCCTAGTCTTTGACGGCAGCAACGCCCCCTTATATCAATGGTTCGGCGATGGCACCCTCAACCTCTCTTACAACTGTCTCGACCGCCACCTCCCCGAAAAAGCCGACCAAACAGCGTTGATTTTTGAACACGACAACGGCACCAGCGAACGCATCAGCTATCAAAGCCTTTACGAACGGGTGTGTCGCTTTGCCAATGGCTTAAAAAAACTGGGCGTGGGCAAAGGCGATCGCGTCGCGATTTATCTGCCCATGGTGCCGGATGCCATTGTCGCCATACAGGCCTGTGCCCGCATCGGCGCCATCCATTCCGTAGTGTTTGCTGGTTTTTCGGGCACATCCTTACGCGAACGCATTCAAGACGCTGAGGCCAAAGTCGTCATCACCGCCACCGAAGGCATTCGCGGCGGTAAGCACATTCCCTTAAAAAACATGGTGGATCAAGCCTTGGGGGCAGACGAATGCCCCAGCGTTACCGCCGTCGTCGTGCTCAGACACACCGACATTGAGCTTAACTGGGTAACGCATCGGGATCATTGGTGGCATGAGCTGGTGGCCAACGAAGCCGCCAGCTGTACGCCTGAATGGCTCAGCGCCGAAGACGTGGCCTTTATTTTGTACACCTCAGGCAGCACCGGTAAACCTAAAGGCGTCGTACACAGCGTCGGCGGCTACTTACTCGGGGCCATCTTAACCATGAAATGGGTGTTTGATCACCGGGCCAACGATGTCTTTTGGTGTACCGCCGACGTAGGCTGGATCACTGGCCACACCTATGTGGCCTATGGCCCCTTAGCCGTAGGCGCTACTCAAGTCATTTTTGAGGGCGTGCCAACCTTCCCCAACGCCCACCGTTTTTGGCAAGTCATCGCCAAACATCAGGTGTCGGTTTTCTATACTGCCCCCACCGCCATTCGCGCCTTGATCAAGCTTGGCCACGATTTCCCTAGCCAGCACGACCTTTCCTCCCTACGGCTCTTGGGCACCGTGGGCGAACCGATTAATCCTGAAGCATGGATGTGGTATCACAACGTGGTCGGCCAAGGCCGCTGCCCCATCGTCGACACCTGGTGGCAAACCGAAACCGGCGCCAACGCCATTACGCCCCTGCCAGGCGTGGTCGACACTAAGCCTGGCTCATGCACCCTGCCGCTCCCCGGCATTGCCGCCGACATTGTGGATGAGGCAGGTCACCCCGTGGCTGCAGGCACGGGCGGTCTCTTGGTGATCAAAAAGCCCTTTCCCTTTTTATTGCGCACGCTGTGGCGTGATCCGGAACGGTTCAAAAAAACCTATTACCCCAGTGAATTAGGTGGCCGAACCTATTTAGCCGGCGACTCTGCCTATCGAGACGAACAGGGCTATTTTTGGATCATGGGCCGCGTCGACGATGTCCTCAGCGTGTCTGGTCATCGCTTGGGCACCATGGAGATAGAATCGGCTTTAGTGGCCAACCCCTTAGTGGCCGAGGCCGCCGTAGTCAGTAAGCCTGATCCGATTACCGGTGAGGCCATCGTGGCCTTTGTGGTGCTTAAAGCCGCCTTACCCGAAGCAGAAGACGCTCAGCGCATTGCTCAAGAACTCAAAACATGGGTGGCGCATGAAATCGGCAAAATCGCTCAGCCGCACGACATTCGCTTTGGCGACGGCCTCCCCAAAACCCGTTCTGGCAAAATCATGCGCCGACTGCTGCGTACCGTAGCCAAAGGAGAAGAACTGACCCAAGACATTTCCACCCTTGAAAACCCACAAATCATGGCCCAGTTAGCCAAAGTCATCAGTCAATAA
- a CDS encoding NAD(P)/FAD-dependent oxidoreductase translates to MKKRILIVGGGTGGTMLANLLARKLQKEILGKQVDLTLLSDSPVHYYKPAFMYVAFNMFFKEELQRPQQSLLRPEINFIVDKAISFDLPNNTLKTQSGKQYGYDILVFATGCVPRPDRIEGLSEAGDHFYQYAASRQLADKLATIEKGRIFITVTFPETPNVPHQCGIAPIETTLMLDDYLRKRGVRDAIEIVYTYPTVSQLLRNCLFLQRPVGEAMPSIFASKGIQSNRGFTLDRVDPDRKIAYSKEGTEEPFDILMSTPPITAVEAVRNLGISPYENGEGWLPTDHQTLQVYGQPGVYVIGDTVDLPVSKAGGTCHNQAGVIADNICAELRIGYPISHYDGKVQAVAQMGLNAGMPLQYDYLNDVIPTPPTKVGGMLRNGFNRGLYWAAIRGLV, encoded by the coding sequence ATGAAAAAAAGAATCTTAATCGTCGGTGGCGGCACCGGCGGTACCATGTTGGCCAACCTATTGGCCCGTAAGCTACAAAAAGAAATCCTGGGTAAACAGGTTGACTTAACCCTACTCTCGGATTCGCCTGTCCACTATTACAAACCGGCCTTTATGTATGTGGCCTTTAATATGTTCTTCAAAGAAGAACTACAGCGCCCACAGCAAAGCCTGTTGCGCCCAGAAATTAATTTCATTGTGGATAAGGCCATTTCTTTCGACCTACCCAATAACACCTTAAAAACCCAATCAGGCAAACAATACGGCTACGACATTTTGGTCTTTGCTACCGGCTGCGTCCCTCGTCCTGACCGCATTGAGGGCCTATCCGAAGCGGGCGACCATTTCTATCAATACGCTGCTTCACGCCAATTAGCGGACAAACTGGCCACGATCGAAAAAGGCCGCATTTTCATCACCGTTACCTTCCCTGAAACGCCAAACGTGCCGCACCAGTGTGGCATCGCCCCGATTGAAACCACGCTGATGCTGGACGACTACCTACGCAAGCGAGGCGTTCGTGACGCCATTGAAATCGTCTACACCTACCCAACCGTGTCTCAGCTCTTACGCAACTGCTTATTCTTACAGCGCCCTGTTGGCGAAGCCATGCCCAGCATATTTGCCAGCAAAGGCATCCAGAGCAACCGCGGTTTTACCTTAGATCGAGTAGATCCTGATCGCAAAATTGCCTATTCCAAAGAAGGTACGGAAGAGCCGTTTGACATTCTCATGAGTACGCCGCCGATCACCGCAGTCGAGGCCGTGCGTAATCTAGGCATCAGCCCCTATGAAAATGGCGAGGGCTGGCTGCCCACCGACCACCAAACGCTACAGGTTTACGGCCAACCGGGCGTCTACGTCATCGGCGATACGGTGGACCTACCCGTCAGCAAGGCTGGCGGTACCTGCCACAACCAGGCGGGCGTCATTGCTGACAACATCTGCGCCGAACTGCGCATTGGCTATCCCATCAGCCACTACGATGGCAAGGTACAGGCCGTGGCCCAAATGGGCCTCAATGCTGGGATGCCGTTACAGTATGACTACCTCAACGACGTGATCCCAACCCCGCCCACCAAGGTAGGCGGCATGTTGCGTAACGGCTTTAATCGTGGACTATACTGGGCCGCCATTCGCGGTCTGGTTTAA
- a CDS encoding DUF485 domain-containing protein, translating to MEQQEVVKKVLENPDFKAMAKQKSRLGWSFSFVMFVFYVIYILYIGISPETFAQPVAAGMTTTIGIYAGLFIIVFAVAITGIYVRKANGKYEDATRKVVKEVMNHE from the coding sequence ATGGAACAACAAGAAGTCGTTAAGAAAGTGCTGGAAAACCCTGACTTTAAGGCCATGGCCAAGCAAAAAAGCCGTCTAGGCTGGTCATTTTCCTTCGTCATGTTTGTATTTTACGTGATCTATATTTTATACATCGGCATTAGCCCCGAAACCTTTGCCCAACCCGTTGCGGCCGGAATGACCACCACCATTGGCATTTATGCTGGTTTGTTCATCATCGTGTTCGCCGTTGCCATTACCGGCATTTACGTTCGTAAAGCCAATGGCAAATACGAAGACGCAACGCGCAAAGTCGTTAAGGAGGTTATGAACCATGAATAA
- the acs gene encoding acetate--CoA ligase, which yields MSAIESVLKETRIFNPSDEFVTHANVKGMAGYNALCDQANEDYEGFWAGLAREHIDWHKPFTQTFDGSNAPYFKWFADGELNISYNCIDRHLPEKANKTAIIFEQDDGTSEHITYKQLYERVCQFANGLKSLGVNRGDRVVIYMPMVADAVVAMQACARIGAIHSVVFGGFSSGAVSDRVNDAEAKIIITANEGLRGGKKTPLKSTVDEAVANGKCPSVEKVVVLQRTDSDTEWFAERDIWWHDLIAHKDKECEPEWMSAEDPLFILYTSGSTGKPKGVQHSIGGYLLGGITTMKWVFDNKDNDVFWCTADVGWITGHTYVCYGPLAIGTTQVIFEGIPTYPDAGRFWQMIERHKVTVFYTAPTAIRSLIKLGSDLPKKYDLTSLRLLGSVGEPINPEAWMWFYETVGASRCPIVDTWWQTETGSNSIAPLPGAIAIKPGSCTLPLPGIMADVVDESGAAVDTGNGGFLVIKRPFPSLLRTIWRDDKRFASTYFPDEFGGQYYVAGDSAYRDENGYIWIMGRMDDVLNVSGHRLGTMEIESALVANPLVAEAAVVGKPHEIKGEAVVAFVVLKDDRPEGEEAKRIAAELKSWVAHEIGKIAQPDDIRFGENLPKTRSGKIMRRLLRSLAKGETITQDISTLENPQIMAQLSEEAK from the coding sequence ATGTCTGCAATTGAATCAGTATTGAAAGAAACGCGAATTTTCAATCCATCCGATGAGTTCGTCACCCACGCCAACGTTAAGGGCATGGCAGGATACAACGCCTTATGCGACCAAGCCAACGAAGATTACGAAGGGTTTTGGGCTGGCCTTGCACGCGAACACATCGACTGGCATAAGCCATTTACCCAAACCTTTGACGGCAGCAATGCGCCCTATTTCAAATGGTTTGCCGATGGCGAACTGAATATTTCCTACAACTGTATCGACCGCCACCTACCCGAAAAGGCCAATAAAACCGCCATTATTTTCGAACAGGATGACGGCACCAGCGAACACATTACCTACAAACAGCTATACGAGCGCGTATGCCAATTCGCCAACGGCCTAAAAAGCCTAGGCGTTAACCGCGGCGACCGCGTGGTGATCTACATGCCCATGGTGGCCGATGCCGTTGTGGCCATGCAGGCCTGTGCCCGTATTGGCGCCATTCACTCGGTGGTTTTTGGTGGGTTTTCTTCTGGTGCCGTATCGGATCGCGTGAACGACGCCGAAGCCAAAATCATCATCACGGCCAATGAAGGCCTGCGTGGGGGTAAGAAAACGCCACTTAAATCTACCGTCGATGAGGCCGTCGCTAATGGCAAATGCCCATCTGTTGAAAAAGTCGTTGTGCTACAGCGCACCGATTCAGACACCGAATGGTTTGCCGAGCGCGACATCTGGTGGCACGACTTAATTGCCCATAAAGACAAAGAGTGTGAGCCTGAATGGATGAGTGCAGAAGACCCTTTGTTTATTTTGTACACATCGGGCAGTACTGGTAAGCCTAAAGGCGTACAGCACAGCATTGGCGGCTATTTATTGGGCGGCATCACCACCATGAAGTGGGTATTCGACAATAAAGACAACGACGTTTTCTGGTGTACCGCCGACGTAGGCTGGATTACCGGCCACACCTATGTGTGCTACGGCCCACTGGCCATTGGCACCACCCAAGTGATTTTTGAAGGCATTCCCACCTACCCAGATGCGGGACGCTTCTGGCAAATGATCGAGCGCCATAAAGTCACGGTGTTTTACACCGCGCCAACGGCGATTCGCTCCTTGATTAAACTGGGCAGCGACCTGCCTAAAAAATACGATCTGACCTCATTGCGCCTCCTAGGCTCTGTGGGTGAGCCGATTAACCCAGAAGCGTGGATGTGGTTTTACGAAACCGTGGGCGCCAGTCGCTGCCCCATCGTCGACACCTGGTGGCAAACCGAAACCGGTTCAAACAGCATCGCCCCGCTGCCCGGCGCGATTGCGATTAAGCCCGGCTCTTGTACCCTACCGCTGCCCGGCATCATGGCCGACGTTGTGGATGAATCTGGTGCTGCGGTCGACACTGGCAACGGCGGCTTTTTGGTGATTAAACGCCCGTTTCCATCGCTCTTACGCACGATCTGGCGCGACGACAAGCGTTTTGCCAGCACCTACTTCCCCGATGAGTTCGGTGGCCAATACTATGTGGCCGGTGATTCAGCCTACCGCGATGAAAACGGCTACATCTGGATCATGGGTCGGATGGACGACGTATTGAACGTCTCTGGCCATCGCTTAGGCACGATGGAGATTGAATCTGCCTTAGTGGCCAACCCTCTGGTGGCTGAAGCCGCCGTCGTGGGTAAACCGCATGAGATTAAAGGCGAAGCCGTCGTGGCCTTTGTGGTGTTAAAAGACGACCGTCCAGAAGGTGAAGAAGCCAAACGCATTGCGGCCGAACTCAAGAGCTGGGTCGCCCATGAAATCGGTAAGATCGCCCAACCGGACGACATTCGCTTTGGCGAAAACCTACCCAAAACCCGCTCGGGTAAGATCATGCGTCGCCTCTTGCGTTCATTAGCCAAAGGCGAAACCATTACCCAAGACATTTCCACCTTGGAAAACCCACAAATCATGGCACAGCTGTCCGAAGAAGCCAAGTAA
- a CDS encoding cation acetate symporter produces the protein MNKHTGLLWALLSFSLYPGIAYAADGRAANIPAIIMFFIFVIATLGITYWAAQRNKSTSDFYTAGGGITGFKNGLAIAGDYMSAASFLGISGMVFAVGYDGLIYSTGFLVGWPIVLFIIAERLRNLGRFTFSDVAAYRLSATPLRILSASGTLSVVLVYLIAQVVGAGKLIELLFGIQYYWAVIIVSVLMILYVLFGGMLATTWVQIIKAVLLLFGASFMSLMVLIAVDFSFDTLFTTAINAHTQGEKIMGPGGLVANPIDALSLGIALMFGTAGLPHILMRFFTVKDAKQARKSVFVATAFIGYFYILTFIIGFGAIMFLSNNPAYMGEGGDLVGGINMAAVHLAAAVGGNLFLGFISAVAFATILAVVAGLTLSGASAVSHDLYASVIKKGQASQKQELLVSRMATLALGVIAIVLGLAFEFQNVAFMVGLAFAIAASANFPILVLSMFWRGLTTRGATVGGFAGLIAAVVLIILGPTVWVSVMHNDQAIFPYGNPALFSIPTAFIVAWLFSVTDKSDRARIDKAGFEQQYVRSVTGIGASGAEKH, from the coding sequence ATGAATAAGCACACAGGGCTGCTATGGGCCTTACTCAGCTTCAGCCTTTACCCCGGTATTGCCTATGCCGCTGATGGCCGTGCGGCCAACATCCCAGCCATCATCATGTTCTTTATTTTCGTCATCGCCACGCTGGGCATCACCTATTGGGCCGCCCAGCGCAATAAATCCACCAGCGACTTCTACACCGCAGGTGGCGGCATCACCGGCTTTAAAAATGGCTTGGCCATCGCTGGAGACTATATGTCGGCCGCGTCCTTTTTAGGGATTTCCGGCATGGTGTTTGCAGTAGGCTACGATGGCCTAATTTACTCCACAGGCTTTTTAGTCGGTTGGCCCATCGTCTTATTCATCATCGCCGAGCGCCTGCGTAATTTAGGGCGCTTTACCTTTTCCGACGTCGCTGCCTACCGCCTCAGCGCCACGCCTTTACGCATTTTGTCCGCCTCAGGCACTTTGTCCGTCGTCTTGGTGTATTTGATCGCCCAAGTCGTCGGCGCAGGCAAGTTGATTGAGCTTTTATTTGGCATCCAATACTACTGGGCCGTCATCATCGTCAGCGTGTTGATGATCCTCTACGTCCTGTTCGGCGGTATGCTGGCCACCACTTGGGTGCAGATCATCAAAGCCGTTTTATTACTGTTTGGCGCCAGCTTTATGTCGCTGATGGTGTTGATCGCCGTAGACTTTAGCTTTGACACCCTATTCACTACGGCCATTAATGCCCATACCCAAGGCGAAAAAATCATGGGCCCTGGCGGGCTAGTCGCCAATCCCATTGATGCCTTGTCGCTCGGCATTGCCCTGATGTTCGGCACTGCGGGTCTGCCGCATATTTTGATGCGTTTTTTCACCGTCAAAGACGCCAAACAGGCACGTAAATCTGTCTTTGTGGCAACGGCTTTTATTGGCTATTTCTATATTTTGACCTTCATCATCGGCTTTGGCGCCATCATGTTCTTGTCTAACAATCCTGCCTATATGGGCGAAGGTGGAGACTTGGTTGGCGGCATCAATATGGCGGCCGTGCATTTGGCAGCTGCCGTTGGCGGCAACCTCTTCCTCGGCTTTATTTCCGCCGTGGCCTTTGCCACGATTTTGGCCGTGGTCGCAGGCCTCACCCTTTCCGGCGCATCAGCCGTCAGCCACGACCTATACGCCTCGGTGATTAAAAAAGGCCAAGCCTCACAAAAGCAAGAGCTGTTGGTCTCGCGCATGGCCACCTTGGCGCTGGGGGTGATTGCAATCGTGCTGGGGCTGGCGTTTGAGTTTCAAAACGTGGCCTTTATGGTTGGCCTTGCGTTTGCCATTGCCGCCTCGGCTAACTTCCCTATTTTGGTCCTGTCGATGTTCTGGCGCGGTTTAACCACGCGCGGCGCCACCGTGGGCGGGTTTGCAGGCCTTATCGCCGCCGTGGTGTTGATCATTTTGGGCCCCACCGTCTGGGTCTCCGTGATGCACAATGACCAAGCTATTTTCCCCTACGGTAACCCTGCCTTATTCAGCATCCCGACCGCCTTCATCGTTGCCTGGCTGTTCTCGGTCACCGACAAGTCTGACCGCGCCCGCATCGACAAAGCAGGCTTTGAACAACAATATGTACGCTCAGTAACCGGCATTGGTGCCTCTGGCGCTGAAAAACATTAA
- a CDS encoding YegP family protein: MSSKFEIFQSEKSKEFYFRLKAENGQIILQSEGYTTKANCKNGVASVKKNAPHDHAYVTTDTHFNLKSLDNGQVIGSSQSYASASTRDNGIASVKRNAPIAEVIDLTAKA; this comes from the coding sequence ATGAGCAGCAAGTTCGAGATTTTTCAGAGTGAAAAAAGTAAGGAATTTTATTTTCGATTAAAGGCCGAAAATGGCCAAATCATTTTGCAAAGTGAAGGCTATACAACAAAGGCAAACTGTAAGAATGGGGTGGCTTCGGTCAAGAAAAACGCCCCGCACGATCACGCCTACGTCACCACCGACACCCATTTTAACCTTAAATCTTTGGATAATGGCCAAGTCATAGGCAGTAGCCAAAGCTATGCTTCAGCCAGTACGCGCGACAACGGCATCGCTTCAGTGAAGCGCAATGCCCCCATTGCTGAAGTCATCGATTTGACTGCGAAAGCATAA